In the Haloferula helveola genome, one interval contains:
- the ykgO gene encoding type B 50S ribosomal protein L36 produces MKVLSSLSSAKRRHTDCQVVSRKGTTYVICKSNPKFKARQGATKGTRLSKKGVK; encoded by the coding sequence ATGAAAGTTCTCTCATCCCTTTCCTCGGCCAAGCGCCGCCACACGGACTGCCAAGTGGTTTCGCGCAAGGGCACGACCTACGTGATCTGCAAGTCCAACCCGAAGTTCAAGGCCCGCCAGGGTGCGACCAAGGGAACCCGCCTTTCCAAGAAGGGTGTGAAGTAA
- a CDS encoding tRNA threonylcarbamoyladenosine dehydratase — MSDPYHDRFSGIARLYGTGALEVFRRSTVMVAGIGGVGSWAAESLARSGVGHLVLVDPDDLCVTNTNRQIHADDGTYGRPKVTAMAERLRRIHPGIEITELQSFYSEKTADEVFSTKPEAVIDAIDSLRAKCHLLATSRSLGVPVIASGAAGGRRDPTRLRVADLAHTSKDSLLASVRKKLRTEFGFPSAPERGRAPDFEIEAVFSDETPLYPTCEGGVSHERPSELPAGLRCDAGYGSVTHVTAAFGLAAAGRVLDWLVPS; from the coding sequence GTGAGTGATCCCTATCACGATCGGTTCTCCGGCATCGCCCGACTCTACGGAACTGGCGCGCTTGAAGTCTTCAGGCGCTCGACCGTCATGGTCGCGGGCATCGGCGGTGTCGGCTCATGGGCCGCCGAGAGCCTTGCCCGATCGGGAGTCGGCCATCTGGTCCTTGTCGATCCGGATGACCTCTGCGTAACCAATACGAACCGCCAGATCCACGCGGACGACGGAACCTATGGCCGCCCCAAAGTCACGGCCATGGCGGAGCGCCTGCGGAGGATTCATCCCGGAATCGAGATCACCGAGTTACAGTCGTTCTACTCGGAGAAGACCGCCGACGAGGTATTCTCAACCAAACCGGAAGCGGTAATCGATGCGATCGACTCCCTACGCGCCAAGTGCCACCTGCTCGCAACCAGCAGGAGTCTCGGTGTCCCCGTCATTGCTTCAGGCGCGGCGGGAGGCCGACGCGATCCGACCCGGCTCCGGGTGGCAGACCTCGCCCACACCAGCAAGGACTCGCTTCTGGCATCGGTTCGCAAAAAGCTGCGGACCGAATTTGGCTTTCCGAGCGCTCCGGAACGGGGGCGGGCGCCAGATTTCGAGATCGAGGCCGTGTTCTCCGACGAGACACCGCTCTACCCGACCTGCGAGGGTGGCGTCAGTCATGAGCGGCCTTCGGAACTGCCTGCCGGTCTCCGTTGCGATGCGGGCTACGGCTCCGTGACCCACGTCACGGCCGCCTTCGGTTTGGCCGCCGCCGGCAGAGTGCTTGATTGGCTCGTGCCGTCCTGA
- a CDS encoding sugar phosphate isomerase/epimerase family protein has product MHRRRFITTLGSAALLRPAFGADTAPASAPLPINLSLKCGMANFGASLEEKFSILKKLGYDGVELNSPGGENKPEALKASKTVGLPIHGVVNSIHWRVRLSDPDPAVREKSLEGLLTAIRESHSVGGSAVLLVPGVVDGGTTHEQAWERSITEIRKALPLAAELGIHILIENVWNRMFYDEKAGDSQSAEKLVAYLDEINSPWVGSYFDIGNHQRFAKPAEWIRALGKRIVKLDAKDWGLKNGFCKIGEGDVDWPDVRAALKEIGYTGWATAEVAGGDEERCGEILANMRKHLLGA; this is encoded by the coding sequence ATGCACCGACGCCGCTTCATTACCACGCTTGGCTCCGCCGCCCTCCTCCGCCCCGCCTTTGGCGCCGATACCGCCCCCGCTTCAGCGCCGCTGCCCATCAATCTCTCGCTGAAGTGCGGGATGGCAAATTTTGGAGCGTCCTTGGAAGAGAAGTTCTCGATTCTCAAGAAACTGGGCTACGACGGCGTCGAGCTGAACTCGCCGGGAGGTGAAAACAAGCCGGAGGCACTCAAGGCATCGAAGACCGTGGGGCTTCCGATCCACGGCGTGGTGAACTCGATCCACTGGCGGGTCCGGCTCTCGGATCCTGACCCCGCGGTTCGCGAGAAGTCTCTTGAAGGACTCCTGACCGCCATCCGGGAGTCGCACTCGGTCGGCGGCTCAGCCGTGCTGCTCGTGCCCGGCGTAGTCGATGGAGGCACCACCCATGAACAAGCTTGGGAACGCTCCATCACCGAGATTCGGAAGGCCCTTCCGTTGGCCGCTGAATTGGGGATTCACATTCTTATCGAGAATGTGTGGAACCGCATGTTCTACGACGAGAAGGCGGGGGATTCGCAGAGCGCCGAGAAGCTGGTCGCCTACCTCGACGAAATCAATTCGCCGTGGGTGGGCTCTTACTTCGACATCGGCAACCATCAGCGCTTCGCCAAGCCGGCGGAATGGATCCGCGCACTCGGCAAACGGATCGTGAAACTCGACGCCAAGGACTGGGGCCTGAAGAACGGCTTCTGCAAGATCGGCGAGGGTGACGTCGACTGGCCCGATGTCCGCGCCGCCCTGAAGGAGATCGGCTACACGGGTTGGGCAACGGCGGAAGTCGCAGGAGGAGACGAGGAGCGCTGCGGGGAAATTCTCGCCAACATGCGCAAGCACTTGTTGGGCGCCTGA
- a CDS encoding deoxyribodipyrimidine photo-lyase, whose protein sequence is MGQAPPVIHWFRRDLRILDNTALLHASRSYPSVVPTYILSDWKANHRWTGPNRQAFLCDSLKALAGNLGTIDGRLIIRTGDPIEELGRLVEETGAAAIYYNRDPDPHGKLVEEKLARKCSEWGIECHGWNDVTLHTPDEVLTKSGDPYRVYTPYSNNWLSLDKPTPLPKPGKLDTPKNLRSDPLPRLSHWNLDTAAGGIVEAGEKAALGRLKTAVSARLADYGGMRDCPSASGTSRLSQDLRYGLVSIRTVYRRVHEARKASRSPSTRESMHTYIKELAWREFYMAILHHFPNVLKEEFNPDWRGLPWETPGENFEAWKEGRTGFPIVDAGMRELCETGFMHNRVRMIVAMFLTKDLHIDWREGESYFMQQLVDGEIASNNGGWQWSAGTGADAAPYFRIQNPWSQSKRHDPDGEYIKRWIPELKDVEAKLLHEAPEGNEPLAKDYPLPCLDHGEERKRTLAIFKKHKEQLGR, encoded by the coding sequence ATGGGCCAAGCTCCCCCCGTCATCCACTGGTTCCGCCGGGACCTTCGTATTCTCGACAATACCGCGCTGCTCCACGCCTCCCGGAGCTACCCTTCCGTTGTCCCGACCTACATCCTCTCGGACTGGAAGGCGAATCACCGCTGGACCGGCCCGAACCGTCAGGCTTTTCTCTGCGATTCGCTCAAGGCGCTTGCCGGAAACCTCGGGACGATCGACGGCCGGCTGATCATCCGCACCGGAGACCCGATTGAGGAACTCGGGCGACTCGTAGAAGAAACCGGCGCGGCGGCAATCTATTACAACCGCGATCCCGACCCGCACGGGAAGCTCGTTGAGGAAAAGCTCGCCCGGAAATGCTCGGAGTGGGGAATCGAGTGTCATGGCTGGAACGACGTCACTCTACACACCCCCGATGAAGTCCTGACCAAATCGGGTGACCCCTATCGCGTCTACACTCCCTACAGCAACAACTGGCTATCCTTGGATAAGCCAACCCCTCTGCCCAAACCCGGCAAATTGGACACCCCGAAGAACCTGCGATCCGACCCGCTCCCCCGGCTCTCCCACTGGAATCTTGATACCGCTGCGGGCGGTATCGTCGAGGCGGGAGAAAAGGCTGCTCTCGGCCGCCTGAAAACCGCCGTGTCAGCTCGCTTGGCCGACTACGGAGGAATGCGTGACTGCCCCTCGGCTAGCGGGACTTCGAGACTTTCGCAAGACCTGCGCTACGGCTTGGTTTCAATCCGCACGGTGTATCGGCGCGTTCATGAAGCCCGCAAGGCCTCTAGATCCCCTTCAACTCGGGAAAGCATGCACACCTACATCAAGGAGCTGGCATGGCGTGAATTCTACATGGCCATTCTCCATCACTTTCCAAACGTCCTCAAAGAAGAATTCAACCCCGACTGGAGGGGGCTGCCTTGGGAAACCCCGGGCGAGAATTTTGAAGCCTGGAAGGAGGGACGAACTGGATTCCCGATCGTGGATGCCGGAATGAGAGAGCTGTGCGAGACGGGATTCATGCACAACCGGGTCCGTATGATTGTCGCGATGTTCCTGACCAAGGACCTTCACATCGACTGGCGGGAAGGTGAGTCCTACTTCATGCAACAGTTGGTCGATGGCGAGATCGCCTCAAACAATGGCGGCTGGCAGTGGTCGGCAGGCACCGGAGCGGACGCCGCACCGTATTTCCGGATCCAGAATCCGTGGTCGCAGTCGAAGCGACATGATCCGGACGGCGAGTACATCAAACGCTGGATTCCCGAGCTCAAGGACGTCGAGGCAAAGCTTCTTCACGAAGCCCCCGAAGGAAACGAACCTCTCGCGAAGGATTACCCTCTACCATGTCTCGATCATGGCGAGGAACGAAAGCGCACTCTCGCAATCTTCAAAAAACACAAAGAACAGCTTGGAAGATGA
- a CDS encoding DNA-directed RNA polymerase subunit alpha, with product MSTTTLSRFEIPNRLVRNEETASDIYAQFTAEPFERGYGHTLGNSLRRVLLGSLEGAAITSVRIAGVQHEFSSLPGVVEDVTDIILNLKKVKFKHHDKEPRILSIKVEKEGVVTAGDIQEDNLYEVVNKDQVICNLDKKVKFDCEFEVRVGRGFSTGDENKRKDQPIGVIAIDSIFSPVTRVKYAVDSTRVGQMTDYDKLVLDIWTDGRITPQDALLQASAILRHHLDVFVNYDENAVDFEEAPAEASEENAALKKLLNMSVNEIELSVRAANCLNNANITTVGQLAMKTEAEMLKYRNFGKKSLNEIKDKLSELGLGLGMSLDPSLLTGPVAGAPAPRLGVEDEAPVGLADLIAQNLDD from the coding sequence ATGTCAACTACCACACTGTCTCGTTTCGAGATTCCGAACCGCCTCGTCCGTAACGAGGAGACCGCCAGCGACATCTACGCCCAGTTCACCGCCGAACCGTTCGAGCGGGGCTACGGGCACACCCTTGGCAACTCCCTTCGCCGTGTCCTTCTGGGATCGCTCGAAGGTGCCGCGATCACCTCGGTCCGCATCGCCGGCGTTCAGCACGAATTTTCCAGCCTCCCCGGCGTGGTTGAGGATGTGACCGACATCATCCTCAATCTCAAGAAGGTGAAATTCAAACACCACGACAAGGAGCCCCGCATTCTCTCGATCAAGGTCGAGAAAGAGGGGGTCGTGACCGCCGGTGACATCCAGGAAGACAATCTCTACGAGGTCGTGAACAAGGATCAGGTCATCTGCAACCTCGACAAGAAGGTGAAGTTCGACTGCGAGTTCGAGGTCCGCGTCGGCCGTGGTTTTTCGACCGGCGATGAGAACAAGCGCAAGGACCAACCGATCGGTGTGATCGCGATCGACTCGATTTTCTCGCCCGTCACCCGCGTCAAGTATGCGGTTGATTCCACCCGTGTGGGTCAGATGACCGACTACGACAAGCTGGTCCTTGATATCTGGACCGACGGGCGGATCACCCCGCAGGACGCGCTTCTCCAGGCTTCGGCGATTCTCCGCCACCACCTTGACGTGTTCGTCAACTACGACGAGAACGCCGTTGATTTCGAGGAGGCTCCGGCCGAAGCCAGCGAGGAGAACGCCGCACTCAAGAAGCTTCTCAACATGTCGGTCAACGAAATCGAACTTTCGGTTCGTGCCGCCAACTGCCTCAACAACGCGAACATCACGACCGTGGGTCAGCTCGCGATGAAGACCGAGGCCGAGATGCTCAAGTACCGCAACTTCGGCAAGAAGTCGCTCAACGAGATCAAGGACAAGCTCTCGGAGCTTGGTCTCGGTCTCGGAATGTCCCTCGATCCTTCGTTGCTCACCGGTCCGGTGGCTGGCGCTCCCGCGCCGCGCCTCGGTGTGGAAGACGAGGCACCGGTCGGACTTGCCGATCTTATCGCCCAGAACCTCGACGACTGA
- the rplQ gene encoding 50S ribosomal protein L17, translating to MRHRNKTAKLKRTADQRRALLANLACSLIEHGRIRTTLAKAKALRPLAEKLVTLGKRGDLHARRQAVAFLRHKDVAKKLFDEVAPAAKDRPGGYCRITKLGARMTDSAPMAIIEWVDLPGLDEADEAPVAVAEESPAVEEAPEKPAAKKAAKKKAAPKAEAEEETSEAGEVK from the coding sequence ATGAGACACCGCAACAAAACCGCCAAACTCAAGCGCACTGCCGACCAGCGCCGTGCCTTGCTCGCCAACCTGGCGTGCAGCCTGATCGAGCACGGTCGGATCCGCACCACTCTTGCCAAGGCAAAGGCGCTCCGGCCGCTCGCCGAGAAGCTCGTCACGCTCGGAAAGCGCGGCGACCTCCATGCCCGTCGTCAGGCTGTCGCATTCCTGCGCCACAAGGACGTCGCGAAGAAGCTGTTCGATGAAGTCGCTCCCGCCGCGAAGGATCGTCCGGGTGGCTACTGCCGTATCACCAAACTGGGTGCCCGGATGACCGATTCCGCGCCGATGGCCATCATCGAGTGGGTTGACCTTCCGGGTCTGGACGAAGCCGACGAGGCTCCGGTCGCAGTCGCCGAAGAGTCCCCCGCTGTGGAGGAGGCTCCGGAAAAGCCGGCTGCAAAGAAGGCAGCCAAGAAAAAGGCAGCCCCCAAGGCTGAGGCCGAGGAGGAGACGTCGGAAGCCGGCGAAGTCAAGTAG
- a CDS encoding S8 family serine peptidase, whose product MPSSRTADDGRDLPMFPTGAVSDACWALARLNDAESAPDETVYAYPDTPNKVRLYLIDTAVDNSGGWFDTNENLTVGNSIIVGGDSGSSAFLHGTQMLSIIAGPGSGAAQGTPIEVVSFDVYPDGEGSASSAGLVADAVLEATEHFQLNGGTALICIASGSAAEGQSSTLRYAIESAVEEGLPVVVSAGNNNGADASRYVPSAYGSTEGVVCVGATGIDNEVYPVSNIGEAVDLYAPGDAVVCFGPGGIETAAYGTSPATALATAAALIELSINPALSPAELEARLKTEAFAAEVALLQISTDSDSDGMDDELETFFGSNPFDRTSRSRGLHVDSTRDLIEVSMEIPIELLTLPGTQVLSDGRAWRIWRSNNLSEWSDLSWFAVPTVVLGETGLASIRFAVPAGESRSYYQLEVSPDGDTWATRSILLFSPALPDLSLDGPGTEIETNVLGLGQR is encoded by the coding sequence GTGCCATCGAGTCGAACGGCCGATGACGGCCGCGACTTGCCGATGTTCCCTACTGGAGCCGTCTCAGACGCTTGCTGGGCACTCGCAAGACTCAATGACGCGGAGAGTGCGCCGGATGAAACGGTCTATGCTTACCCGGACACCCCGAATAAGGTCCGCCTGTATCTGATCGATACCGCGGTCGATAACTCCGGTGGCTGGTTCGACACGAACGAGAACCTCACGGTAGGAAATTCCATCATCGTCGGCGGTGACAGTGGCTCATCGGCTTTCCTCCACGGAACCCAGATGCTGTCCATCATCGCCGGGCCCGGCTCCGGAGCCGCCCAAGGCACTCCCATCGAGGTTGTGAGCTTTGACGTGTATCCGGACGGTGAGGGCTCCGCTTCTTCAGCCGGCCTCGTGGCAGACGCGGTGCTCGAAGCAACCGAGCACTTTCAACTCAACGGTGGCACTGCGCTGATCTGCATTGCCAGCGGATCCGCGGCGGAAGGACAATCGTCGACCCTCAGGTATGCGATCGAATCCGCCGTCGAAGAGGGCCTCCCCGTGGTCGTCTCTGCCGGAAACAACAATGGAGCGGACGCATCGCGTTATGTTCCGTCAGCCTACGGCAGCACCGAGGGCGTGGTTTGCGTCGGGGCAACCGGGATCGACAACGAAGTCTACCCGGTTTCGAACATCGGCGAGGCGGTGGATCTCTACGCCCCGGGCGACGCAGTCGTTTGTTTCGGACCCGGCGGCATCGAAACCGCTGCCTACGGAACCAGCCCCGCAACCGCTCTCGCGACCGCAGCCGCGCTGATCGAGCTGTCGATCAATCCGGCCCTGTCCCCTGCTGAGCTTGAAGCCCGACTGAAGACAGAGGCTTTCGCAGCGGAGGTTGCCCTTCTTCAAATTAGCACAGATAGTGATTCGGACGGCATGGACGACGAGTTGGAGACCTTTTTTGGCAGCAACCCATTCGATCGGACCAGCCGTTCGCGGGGTTTGCATGTGGACTCAACCCGAGATCTAATCGAGGTGTCGATGGAGATCCCTATCGAACTGCTCACGCTCCCCGGCACCCAAGTGCTCAGCGACGGCAGGGCATGGAGAATCTGGCGCAGTAACAATTTGAGCGAGTGGAGTGATCTCTCGTGGTTCGCAGTTCCCACTGTCGTGCTCGGCGAAACCGGTCTGGCCTCGATCCGTTTCGCTGTACCCGCTGGGGAGTCTCGGAGCTATTACCAATTGGAAGTGTCACCCGACGGGGACACTTGGGCGACGCGAAGCATCCTCCTGTTCTCGCCAGCCCTGCCGGACCTCTCGCTTGACGGCCCCGGCACCGAGATCGAAACAAACGTTCTGGGCCTCGGCCAGCGATAG
- a CDS encoding ShlB/FhaC/HecB family hemolysin secretion/activation protein, producing the protein MLQIQLEGWEESVVEDGPEPLRIATGLEVPEPELLARRLQPFVGGELKASDLLAIADVVLVHFDLEGYPVVNVDAPQQDFEGGVLRLVVEIGRIGKVGVTRPKYGNPESVRRGLWLRSGQPVMRSALDDQLAWYGRHVFRRPRLFVSPGEEPATADILIGLESAKPWRVNVGYENSGPDLVGRDRILIGAAGMTPGEHLIAWQTVLGTPVSSLHAHALSWEIPFHSLHQSLQLDAAYAEVLTRTLGAGQVFENEGTSWSFGALHKLPLPAMGSWRHSLRSGFEVKGTDQFVLFGAGAFSPGEVRFVHAKVAYQLERRWEDAGVAFQASLVGSPGGLISGNDDADFQAYDPSATSSYLIGRLSGQGWWSPGGDWRIGLRGAGQWSDSRLLPAEQFAAGGYQTVRGVAEREFFADNGWQASVELVTPEWAPVDWLRVRGVGFFDHAWLENRKGSAVSISGTGLGLRVRLSDYVDFRADHGWWVDGRGGRTHFGVTMRY; encoded by the coding sequence ATGCTTCAGATTCAGCTCGAGGGCTGGGAAGAGAGCGTGGTTGAGGATGGTCCTGAACCGCTGCGCATCGCCACCGGGCTTGAGGTCCCGGAGCCGGAATTGCTCGCCCGTCGACTCCAGCCGTTCGTCGGGGGAGAACTCAAGGCTTCCGATCTGCTGGCAATCGCCGACGTGGTGCTCGTGCACTTTGATCTCGAAGGATACCCGGTCGTCAATGTCGATGCGCCCCAGCAGGACTTCGAAGGAGGGGTCCTTCGTCTGGTCGTCGAGATCGGCCGGATCGGCAAGGTGGGCGTGACGCGTCCCAAGTATGGGAATCCCGAATCGGTTCGTCGCGGGCTTTGGCTCCGATCGGGCCAGCCGGTCATGCGTTCGGCGTTGGATGATCAACTGGCTTGGTATGGTCGGCATGTTTTCCGGCGTCCGCGGCTGTTCGTTTCTCCTGGCGAAGAGCCCGCGACCGCTGACATCCTGATCGGCTTGGAGTCCGCCAAGCCATGGAGGGTAAACGTCGGGTACGAAAATAGCGGGCCCGATCTCGTCGGTCGCGACCGGATCCTGATCGGTGCGGCGGGAATGACGCCGGGTGAGCATCTCATTGCTTGGCAAACCGTGCTCGGCACTCCGGTTTCATCGCTCCATGCGCATGCGCTCAGCTGGGAGATTCCGTTTCACTCGCTGCATCAGTCGCTGCAGTTGGACGCCGCCTATGCCGAGGTCCTGACTCGAACCCTTGGCGCCGGCCAGGTATTTGAAAATGAGGGAACCTCTTGGTCCTTCGGGGCGCTGCACAAGCTTCCGCTGCCCGCGATGGGCTCGTGGCGGCACAGCCTGCGAAGCGGCTTCGAGGTCAAGGGAACCGACCAGTTCGTGTTGTTCGGGGCGGGAGCCTTTTCGCCGGGTGAAGTGAGGTTCGTGCATGCGAAGGTCGCCTACCAGTTGGAGCGTCGATGGGAAGACGCGGGTGTCGCTTTCCAGGCGTCGCTGGTGGGTTCGCCGGGAGGGTTGATCTCCGGCAACGACGATGCGGACTTTCAGGCCTACGATCCCTCGGCGACGTCCTCGTACTTGATCGGCCGTTTGTCCGGTCAGGGATGGTGGTCGCCGGGAGGAGATTGGCGCATCGGTCTCCGTGGAGCGGGGCAGTGGTCGGACTCCCGGTTGCTCCCTGCGGAACAATTTGCGGCGGGTGGCTACCAGACGGTCCGGGGAGTTGCGGAGCGTGAGTTTTTCGCCGACAACGGATGGCAGGCGAGTGTCGAGTTGGTAACCCCGGAGTGGGCGCCGGTCGACTGGCTCCGTGTCAGGGGAGTCGGCTTCTTCGATCACGCTTGGCTGGAGAACCGCAAGGGCAGTGCGGTCTCGATCTCCGGAACGGGACTCGGGCTCAGGGTTCGGCTCTCGGACTACGTCGACTTCCGCGCCGACCACGGGTGGTGGGTCGACGGGAGGGGCGGACGCACGCACTTCGGAGTGACCATGCGCTACTGA
- a CDS encoding DMT family transporter — protein MLLCAGLWGSAFPAIKTVYGLWEEAGIDAGPIEFWWFAGVRFVLAGTLLLIVAKRPVREFRATPKLRLLGFSLTQTFGQYLFFYLAIAVASGSLTGLLTATGSFWWMVLAPLMAGAPRPSGMQWVAIAIGGVGVTLATAAPGAGAGQPVLGATLMVLATGLGAVGLIQFGRMRETIGARAATGYSLLGGGLLLLIAGAPAFVEAGRLMTPGVMLLTLWLAVVSASAFGLWNHLSTKHPVPLLAGYRFLIPLAGMTESLLLLEGESAGWGLLAGAALVVGSLVMAQRVR, from the coding sequence GTGCTCCTCTGTGCCGGGCTGTGGGGGAGTGCCTTTCCTGCGATCAAGACCGTCTACGGACTCTGGGAGGAAGCGGGGATTGACGCGGGTCCGATCGAGTTCTGGTGGTTCGCCGGAGTCCGCTTCGTGCTCGCGGGAACTTTGCTTCTCATTGTGGCCAAGCGGCCCGTCAGGGAGTTCCGCGCGACTCCGAAACTCAGGTTGTTGGGATTTTCCCTCACCCAGACTTTCGGGCAGTATCTGTTCTTCTATCTCGCGATCGCCGTTGCCAGTGGAAGCCTTACCGGGTTGCTGACCGCCACCGGCAGTTTTTGGTGGATGGTCCTCGCGCCGCTGATGGCGGGAGCACCCCGGCCCAGTGGGATGCAATGGGTTGCGATCGCGATCGGTGGGGTCGGAGTCACCCTTGCCACCGCAGCGCCCGGTGCCGGGGCGGGTCAACCGGTTCTCGGGGCCACTCTGATGGTATTGGCCACGGGGCTGGGAGCGGTCGGGCTGATCCAGTTCGGGCGAATGCGGGAGACCATCGGCGCCCGCGCGGCGACGGGGTATTCGCTACTTGGTGGAGGGCTCTTACTATTGATCGCAGGAGCGCCCGCTTTCGTCGAAGCGGGGAGGTTGATGACACCGGGAGTGATGCTCCTGACTCTCTGGTTGGCGGTGGTCTCCGCCTCAGCCTTCGGGCTATGGAACCATCTGTCGACGAAGCATCCTGTACCGTTGCTTGCGGGTTACCGCTTCCTCATCCCGCTCGCCGGCATGACGGAGTCCCTCCTCCTGCTGGAGGGGGAGTCTGCGGGTTGGGGATTGCTGGCCGGAGCCGCTCTCGTGGTCGGATCTCTCGTGATGGCTCAGAGGGTCCGGTGA